One window of Microbacterium sediminis genomic DNA carries:
- a CDS encoding tyrosine-type recombinase/integrase — protein MAKRVPHGASSLYLASGVSFLNAPESVFDAMIEGWRMQQIGGRRLKEDSVTAGVGVVRRFEAYAMKKPWEWSASDFDEWMTLLVSQRQVAASTIRSYQGAIRQFCDYVCSPHYGWVDECMQRFGSHPVQVCHEWNTLPHLQDYEGGPGRRPLTRTELQRLLDHADNEVSRVLDEHRKGALPAFRDATLLKVVYAWGLRASEAVGLDVTDFYRNAKAPQFGELGVLQVRHGKSSRGGPPKRRAVVSLFDWAVEALQEYIDHVRPLMVRSEATTALWVSERGTRLRTRELASRFATYRDALGLDEVLTPHALRHSYVTHLIESGVDPGFVQRQVGHLHQSTTAIYTGVSTDYMNTMMSQAIERTRHRPSDEEGTGS, from the coding sequence ATGGCGAAACGGGTGCCGCATGGGGCGTCGTCGTTGTACTTGGCGAGTGGTGTCTCGTTCCTGAACGCACCCGAGTCGGTGTTCGACGCGATGATCGAGGGCTGGCGGATGCAGCAGATCGGCGGGCGACGGCTCAAAGAGGACTCGGTGACGGCCGGAGTCGGGGTGGTGCGCCGGTTCGAGGCGTATGCGATGAAGAAGCCGTGGGAGTGGTCGGCGAGCGACTTCGACGAGTGGATGACGCTGCTCGTCTCGCAACGACAGGTAGCGGCATCCACGATCCGGTCCTATCAGGGCGCGATACGCCAGTTCTGCGACTACGTGTGTTCACCGCACTACGGGTGGGTCGACGAATGCATGCAGCGGTTCGGCTCACATCCGGTGCAGGTCTGCCATGAGTGGAACACGCTCCCCCACCTGCAGGACTACGAGGGCGGGCCGGGACGGCGGCCGCTGACGCGCACAGAGTTGCAGCGGCTGCTCGATCATGCCGACAACGAGGTTTCTCGGGTGCTGGACGAGCACCGCAAGGGCGCGCTGCCGGCGTTCCGCGACGCGACGCTACTGAAGGTCGTCTATGCGTGGGGTCTGCGCGCGAGCGAAGCGGTCGGGCTGGATGTGACGGACTTCTACCGCAACGCGAAGGCCCCGCAGTTCGGCGAGCTGGGCGTGCTGCAGGTGCGTCACGGCAAGTCGTCGCGGGGCGGGCCGCCGAAGCGGCGGGCAGTGGTATCGCTGTTCGATTGGGCGGTCGAGGCGCTGCAGGAGTACATCGACCACGTCCGGCCCTTGATGGTGCGTTCAGAAGCCACGACGGCGCTCTGGGTGTCCGAGCGCGGCACGCGCCTGCGCACTCGCGAGCTCGCTTCGAGGTTCGCGACCTACCGGGATGCGCTGGGCTTGGACGAGGTACTCACGCCGCACGCGTTGCGGCACTCCTATGTGACGCACCTGATCGAGTCGGGAGTCGACCCGGGCTTCGTGCAGCGACAGGTCGGGCATCTGCATCAGTCGACGACAGCGATCTACACCGGGGTGAGCACGGACTACATGAACACGATGATGAGTCAGGCGATCGAGCGGACACGGCACCGCCCGAGCGATGAGGAAGGAACAGGGTCATGA
- a CDS encoding cation diffusion facilitator family transporter: MSATLTTARRTTLHRRVRFIVGFTITYNVIEAIVAVWAGILASSAALIGFGLDSVVEVLSAAAIAWQFTRKDPERWEKVTVKAIGIAFFALAAYVTVDAVLSLIQAEGPDHSPFGLGITALSLLIMPLLAWFEVRTGRELDSKSVMADAKQLILCVYLSGAVFIGLMLNSLFGWWWADSVAALVVAVLAIREGIEAWRGDVESPFEVLEDLADDDDDTEEKIR, from the coding sequence ATGAGCGCCACGCTGACAACTGCGCGCCGCACAACGCTGCACCGCCGCGTCCGGTTCATCGTCGGATTCACGATCACCTACAACGTCATCGAAGCCATCGTCGCTGTCTGGGCCGGCATCCTCGCCTCCTCCGCGGCACTGATCGGGTTCGGCCTCGACTCCGTCGTTGAGGTGCTCTCGGCTGCCGCGATTGCGTGGCAGTTCACGCGCAAGGATCCCGAGCGGTGGGAGAAGGTCACCGTCAAGGCAATCGGCATCGCGTTCTTCGCCCTCGCCGCCTACGTAACCGTCGACGCCGTCCTGAGCCTCATCCAAGCAGAAGGGCCCGACCACAGCCCCTTCGGTCTCGGCATCACCGCACTGAGCCTGCTCATCATGCCGCTGCTGGCCTGGTTCGAGGTCCGCACCGGACGCGAGCTGGACTCCAAGAGCGTGATGGCCGACGCCAAGCAGCTCATCCTCTGCGTCTACCTCTCCGGAGCGGTGTTCATCGGCCTCATGCTCAACAGCCTGTTCGGCTGGTGGTGGGCCGACTCCGTCGCAGCGCTCGTCGTCGCGGTTCTCGCGATCCGCGAGGGCATCGAAGCGTGGCGCGGCGACGTGGAGTCCCCGTTCGAGGTCCTCGAAGACCTGGCAGATGACGATGACGACACAGAGGAGAAGATCCGATGA
- a CDS encoding nitroreductase/quinone reductase family protein, protein MDERIERALAITPESPASARTIDITTTGAKTGRPRRIEIWFYRVDGEIYLTTQPAVRSWYANLLAHPEFTFHLRHGVRADLAARAEPVLDPARRRDVRAIVADLNHPRHSGYLAQPVEPVEEWMQGSPLVHVRFTDDA, encoded by the coding sequence ATGGACGAGCGAATCGAGCGGGCACTGGCCATCACGCCGGAGTCGCCTGCCTCCGCGCGGACGATCGACATCACGACCACCGGCGCGAAGACGGGGCGGCCGCGCCGGATCGAGATCTGGTTCTACCGCGTCGATGGCGAGATCTACCTCACCACCCAGCCGGCGGTGCGCAGCTGGTACGCCAACCTCCTCGCCCATCCCGAGTTCACCTTCCACCTCCGGCACGGCGTCCGCGCCGACCTCGCGGCGCGGGCCGAGCCGGTGCTCGACCCGGCACGGCGTCGCGACGTCCGCGCGATCGTCGCCGACCTCAACCATCCGCGGCACAGCGGGTACCTCGCCCAGCCCGTCGAGCCGGTCGAGGAATGGATGCAGGGCTCGCCCCTGGTGCACGTGCGCTTCACCGACGACGCGTGA
- a CDS encoding tyrosine recombinase XerC: protein MKLSRGIEAFAAHLERVRRLSSATVRAYRNDLTDLARTIGDPEVGGIDLEHLREWLWAATQRGDARSTLARRTSSARAFFGWAHEEGLVAADPSLRLVSPKRGRTLPQVATADALRGVLDAAAERAAGGDPLALRDHAALELLYGSGIRVSELCGLDIDDLDLDRATVRVLGKGSKERVVPFGAPAARAIGAYLTRGRPVLAARGDQATPALLLGARGRRVGTRAVYDLVTRTVGPAIGSSAVGPHTLRHSAATHLLDGGADLRAVQELLGHASLGTTQIYTHVSSERLRAAYALAHPRA from the coding sequence ATGAAGCTGTCGCGGGGGATCGAGGCGTTCGCGGCGCACCTCGAGCGGGTGCGGCGGCTCTCGTCGGCGACGGTGCGGGCATACCGCAACGATCTGACCGATCTCGCCCGCACGATCGGCGATCCGGAGGTCGGCGGGATCGACCTGGAGCACCTGCGCGAGTGGCTGTGGGCGGCCACGCAGCGCGGCGACGCGCGATCCACGCTGGCGCGGCGGACCTCGTCGGCGCGCGCCTTCTTCGGGTGGGCGCACGAGGAGGGGCTGGTGGCGGCGGATCCGTCGCTGCGGCTCGTCTCGCCCAAGCGGGGCCGCACCCTGCCGCAGGTCGCGACGGCCGACGCGCTGCGCGGCGTGCTCGACGCGGCCGCCGAGCGCGCGGCCGGCGGCGACCCGCTCGCGCTGCGCGACCACGCCGCGCTCGAGCTGCTGTACGGCTCGGGCATCCGCGTCTCGGAGCTGTGCGGGCTCGACATCGACGACCTCGACCTCGATCGCGCGACCGTCCGCGTGCTCGGCAAGGGGTCGAAGGAGCGGGTCGTGCCGTTCGGGGCTCCCGCGGCCCGCGCGATCGGCGCCTACCTCACGCGCGGCCGTCCCGTCCTCGCCGCGCGCGGCGACCAGGCCACGCCGGCGCTGCTGCTCGGGGCACGGGGCCGCCGCGTCGGCACGCGGGCGGTCTACGACCTCGTCACCCGCACGGTGGGCCCCGCGATCGGATCCTCCGCCGTCGGCCCGCACACCCTGCGCCACTCGGCCGCGACGCACCTGCTCGACGGCGGCGCCGACCTGCGGGCCGTGCAGGAGCTGCTCGGCCATGCCAGCCTGGGCACCACGCAGATCTACACGCACGTGTCGTCCGAGCGCCTGCGCGCCGCGTACGCGCTCGCGCACCCGCGCGCCTGA
- a CDS encoding YifB family Mg chelatase-like AAA ATPase — translation MRVARTWSVALSGLHGELVEIEADVTSHTPEFKIIGLPDKTLGEAARRVVSACENSALPLPRQRITVNLSPAALPKHGSAFDLGVAISTLAIEGIVRPESIARTVHLGELGLDGRLRPVPGVLPAVRAAAAAGFERVVVPHANRAEAELVPGVQVLGAVSLAQVAARHGAEIEVPDLAPVAREAVVAAASEPGDLAEVVGQREAVESLIVAAAGGHHLLMIGPPGAGKTMLASRLPGILPPLDDDAALEVAALRSLSGEVVDALSRTPPFEAPHHSATAASLVGGGSRSARPGAISRASRGVLFLDEAAESRVGLLDALRQPLESGRIDIHRAGFTASFPARFQLVLATNPCPCGEFGVRGGTCLCAPNVVRTYQRKLSGPLLDRIDIELHLSRVTAAAGRGDVSSREARERVMAARARTARRLAGTPWRLNAEVPGAWLRGSGPAIPADERRPLDAALRRGVITLRAYDRILRLAWSLADLAGRDVPSAADVGRALFLKRGGDS, via the coding sequence GTGAGGGTCGCGCGCACGTGGTCGGTGGCGCTGTCGGGCCTGCACGGCGAGCTCGTGGAGATCGAGGCCGACGTGACCTCCCACACCCCGGAGTTCAAGATCATCGGGCTGCCCGACAAGACGCTCGGCGAGGCCGCGCGTCGCGTGGTGAGCGCGTGCGAGAACAGCGCCCTGCCGCTGCCGCGTCAGCGCATCACCGTCAATCTCTCGCCCGCGGCGCTGCCCAAGCACGGCTCCGCGTTCGACCTCGGGGTGGCGATCTCGACGCTCGCGATCGAGGGCATCGTGCGCCCGGAGTCGATCGCGCGCACCGTGCACCTCGGGGAGCTCGGGCTGGACGGCCGGCTGCGGCCGGTGCCCGGCGTGCTGCCGGCCGTGCGCGCCGCCGCGGCGGCGGGGTTCGAGCGCGTGGTGGTGCCGCACGCGAACCGCGCGGAGGCCGAGCTCGTGCCCGGCGTGCAGGTGCTGGGGGCGGTCTCGCTCGCGCAGGTCGCGGCGCGGCACGGTGCCGAGATCGAGGTGCCGGATCTGGCCCCGGTCGCGCGCGAGGCCGTCGTCGCCGCCGCGTCGGAGCCGGGGGACCTCGCCGAGGTCGTGGGCCAGCGCGAGGCGGTCGAGTCGCTCATCGTGGCGGCCGCGGGCGGCCATCACCTGCTCATGATCGGTCCGCCCGGCGCGGGCAAGACCATGCTGGCCAGCCGGCTGCCGGGGATCCTGCCGCCGCTGGACGACGACGCCGCCCTCGAGGTGGCCGCGCTGCGGTCGCTGAGCGGCGAGGTCGTCGACGCCCTCTCGCGCACGCCGCCGTTCGAGGCGCCGCACCACAGCGCCACGGCGGCCTCGCTCGTGGGCGGCGGCTCCCGCTCGGCGCGACCGGGCGCGATCTCGCGCGCCAGCCGCGGCGTGCTGTTCCTGGACGAGGCGGCCGAGTCGCGGGTGGGGCTGCTGGACGCGCTGCGGCAGCCACTGGAGAGCGGCCGCATCGACATCCATCGCGCGGGCTTCACCGCGAGCTTCCCCGCCCGCTTCCAGCTCGTGCTGGCGACGAACCCCTGCCCGTGCGGCGAGTTCGGCGTGCGCGGCGGCACGTGCCTGTGCGCCCCGAACGTGGTGCGCACGTATCAGCGCAAGCTCTCGGGGCCGCTGCTGGACCGGATCGACATCGAGCTGCACCTGTCGCGCGTCACCGCCGCGGCCGGGCGCGGCGACGTCTCTTCGCGCGAGGCGCGCGAGCGCGTCATGGCCGCGCGGGCCCGCACCGCCCGGCGCCTGGCGGGCACGCCGTGGCGGCTCAACGCCGAGGTGCCGGGCGCGTGGCTGCGCGGCTCGGGCCCCGCGATCCCGGCCGACGAGCGTCGTCCCCTGGATGCCGCGCTGCGCCGGGGCGTCATCACGCTGCGCGCCTACGACCGCATCCTGCGGCTGGCGTGGTCGCTCGCCGACCTCGCCGGCCGCGACGTGCCGAGCGCCGCCGACGTGGGGCGCGCACTGTTCCTGAAACGAGGAGGAGACTCATGA
- the dprA gene encoding DNA-processing protein DprA: protein MRGITRTATRRGVPFPTRTFPRILHLPQYRREAAIVGARAATSYGEHVATELAGDLALEGVAVVSGAAYGIDGAAHRAALREGGLTVAVLAGGVDRVYPAGHAHLLARIAETGAVISEVAPGTAPTKFRFLQRNRLIAALSGATVVVEAGWSSGSLNTASHAASLARPIGAVPGSITSAQSAGCHRLLREYGAVCVTCAADVGELLGLAGDAGAPSPIADPRLVRVADALGTRVWRTAEELAVSSGLAIDDVEAALGTLALEGRAEREGAAWRLGAA, encoded by the coding sequence ATCCGCGGCATCACGAGGACGGCAACGCGGCGCGGTGTACCTTTTCCGACAAGGACGTTCCCAAGGATCCTGCATCTGCCGCAATACCGCCGAGAGGCGGCGATCGTCGGCGCCCGGGCGGCCACCTCGTACGGCGAGCACGTCGCCACCGAGCTCGCGGGCGATCTCGCGCTCGAGGGCGTCGCGGTCGTCTCGGGCGCGGCGTACGGGATCGACGGCGCCGCCCATCGCGCCGCGCTGCGCGAGGGCGGGCTCACGGTCGCCGTGCTGGCGGGAGGGGTCGATCGCGTCTACCCGGCGGGCCACGCGCATCTGCTGGCGCGCATCGCCGAGACCGGGGCCGTGATCAGCGAGGTCGCGCCCGGCACCGCCCCCACCAAGTTCCGCTTCCTGCAGCGCAACCGCCTGATCGCGGCGCTGTCGGGCGCGACCGTCGTCGTCGAGGCGGGCTGGTCGAGCGGATCGCTGAACACCGCCTCCCACGCGGCGTCCCTGGCCCGGCCGATCGGCGCCGTCCCCGGGTCGATCACCTCTGCCCAGTCCGCCGGCTGTCATCGGCTGCTGCGCGAGTACGGCGCGGTGTGCGTCACGTGCGCGGCCGATGTCGGGGAGCTGCTCGGCCTCGCCGGCGACGCGGGAGCGCCGTCGCCGATCGCCGATCCCCGCCTCGTGCGGGTGGCCGATGCCCTCGGCACCCGGGTGTGGCGCACCGCCGAGGAGCTCGCGGTCAGCAGCGGCCTGGCGATCGACGACGTCGAGGCCGCGCTCGGCACGCTCGCGCTCGAGGGGAGGGCCGAGCGCGAGGGCGCGGCGTGGCGGCTCGGGGCGGCGTGA
- a CDS encoding bile acid:sodium symporter: MAQGVKWMERHQVALYLVALAVGAVAGLLFPALAHPAETAINPVLGLLLYVTFLGVPFARLRLAFRDWRFLTTLLVVNFVLVPVVVWVLSRIVAHDQVLLIGVLFVLLTPCVDYVIVFAGLAGGSRERLLAAAPLLMLAQILLLPAYLWLFVGEEFVQAVDLRPFAEAFLLLIVLPLAAAALTQLAAARTRWGRVLERVGLAAMVPLMMLTLAVVVASQIAGVGQQITGLLLVIPVYVFFAAVMVPVGMLAGAAAGLDVPAKRTVVFSGATRNSLVVLPLVLALPVAFDLAPLIVVTQTLVELVVMVVFVRLIPRLVP, translated from the coding sequence ATGGCACAGGGCGTGAAGTGGATGGAGCGACACCAAGTCGCGCTCTACCTTGTGGCCTTGGCCGTGGGCGCTGTGGCCGGCCTCCTGTTCCCGGCCCTGGCGCATCCCGCGGAGACAGCGATCAACCCCGTGCTCGGGCTGCTGCTCTATGTCACCTTCCTCGGCGTGCCGTTCGCGCGGCTCCGGCTCGCTTTCCGTGACTGGCGGTTCTTGACGACGCTGCTCGTGGTGAACTTCGTGCTGGTGCCGGTCGTGGTGTGGGTGCTGTCTCGTATCGTCGCGCACGACCAGGTGCTGCTGATCGGTGTGCTCTTCGTTCTGCTGACGCCGTGCGTGGACTACGTCATCGTGTTCGCAGGACTGGCCGGCGGCTCCCGGGAACGGTTGCTCGCGGCCGCGCCGCTGCTGATGCTTGCCCAGATCCTGCTGCTTCCCGCATACCTGTGGCTCTTCGTCGGAGAGGAGTTCGTGCAAGCAGTTGACCTGCGACCGTTCGCGGAGGCGTTCCTGCTGCTCATCGTCCTACCGCTCGCGGCTGCTGCTCTCACGCAGCTCGCGGCGGCACGAACACGCTGGGGACGCGTGCTCGAACGGGTCGGGCTGGCAGCGATGGTGCCGCTCATGATGCTCACGCTCGCCGTGGTCGTGGCCTCCCAGATCGCAGGCGTCGGGCAGCAGATCACCGGCCTGCTCCTCGTGATCCCTGTCTACGTGTTCTTCGCCGCGGTCATGGTCCCCGTCGGCATGCTCGCCGGGGCTGCTGCAGGGCTGGACGTTCCAGCGAAGCGGACGGTCGTATTCAGCGGCGCGACGCGGAACTCGCTCGTCGTGCTCCCCCTGGTCCTGGCACTTCCTGTCGCCTTCGACCTCGCCCCACTCATCGTCGTCACTCAGACGCTCGTCGAACTCGTCGTCATGGTCGTCTTCGTCCGCCTCATCCCGCGGCTGGTCCCGTAG
- a CDS encoding ArsR/SmtB family transcription factor, with translation MDADKQRCGMDPDSQYVELAVEVFGLLADATRVRIILALRTNDELSVNHIADIVDKSPAAVSQHLAKLRMARIVSTRQEGQRVFYRLANEHASQLVSDAIFQAEHAIADGTTPAHHHEERERA, from the coding sequence ATGGATGCAGATAAGCAGAGATGTGGAATGGACCCGGACAGCCAGTACGTGGAACTTGCGGTCGAGGTGTTCGGCCTCCTCGCGGACGCGACCCGAGTGCGGATCATCCTGGCCCTGCGCACCAACGACGAGCTGTCGGTGAATCACATCGCCGACATCGTGGACAAGTCGCCAGCGGCGGTCTCGCAGCACCTGGCGAAGCTGCGGATGGCGCGGATCGTGTCGACCCGGCAGGAGGGCCAGCGGGTCTTCTACCGGCTGGCGAACGAGCACGCCTCCCAGTTGGTATCCGACGCGATCTTCCAGGCCGAGCACGCCATCGCCGACGGCACGACCCCGGCGCACCACCACGAGGAACGAGAACGAGCATGA
- a CDS encoding cation diffusion facilitator family transporter yields MTQHDHVHDHGAGPHGHDHSHGHGEHGHSHPTGFKGFLYGIFVPHSHDAVDSIDDAMEAHAQGIRALKISLVVMLATTVVQAVIVAFSGSVALLADTIHNLSDALTAVPLWIAFVLSRRVATRKYTYGFNRAEDLAGLFIVLMIALSSIVAAYEAIDRIVNPRPVENIGWVIAAGIVGFLGNEAVAVYRIRVGRKIGSAALVADGVHARTDGFTSLAVVAGGVGVLLGFPLADPIVGLLISAMIAVLLVGTVRSVGRRLMDGIEPELVDRAEHALTHLAQVKSVEQVRLRWVGHRLRGDAVVTVAPMSLAEADRLAVAAEASVKEHMPNVDEMAVRVTATK; encoded by the coding sequence ATGACCCAGCACGACCACGTGCACGATCACGGCGCAGGACCTCACGGGCACGATCATTCTCATGGTCACGGCGAGCACGGGCACTCGCACCCGACGGGGTTCAAGGGCTTCCTCTACGGAATCTTCGTGCCGCACTCCCACGATGCTGTGGACTCGATCGACGACGCGATGGAGGCCCACGCGCAGGGCATCCGGGCACTGAAGATCAGCCTCGTGGTCATGCTCGCGACGACCGTGGTGCAGGCCGTGATCGTCGCGTTCTCCGGGTCGGTCGCGCTGCTGGCCGACACGATCCACAACCTGTCCGACGCGCTCACCGCGGTCCCGCTGTGGATCGCGTTCGTGCTGTCCCGCCGGGTCGCGACGCGCAAGTACACGTACGGGTTCAACCGGGCCGAGGACCTGGCGGGCCTGTTCATAGTGCTGATGATCGCGCTGTCCTCGATCGTCGCCGCATATGAGGCGATCGACCGCATCGTGAACCCTCGGCCAGTCGAGAACATCGGCTGGGTGATCGCCGCGGGCATCGTCGGGTTCCTGGGCAACGAAGCCGTCGCCGTCTACCGCATTCGTGTGGGGAGGAAGATCGGCTCGGCCGCGCTGGTCGCTGATGGCGTGCATGCCCGCACGGACGGGTTCACGTCTCTGGCGGTGGTCGCTGGCGGGGTCGGCGTGCTACTGGGCTTCCCCCTGGCTGACCCGATCGTCGGTCTGCTGATCTCGGCGATGATCGCGGTGCTCCTGGTCGGCACGGTGCGCTCGGTCGGTCGCCGACTTATGGACGGCATCGAGCCGGAGCTCGTCGACCGGGCCGAGCACGCACTGACGCATCTGGCTCAGGTCAAGTCCGTGGAACAGGTGCGACTGCGGTGGGTCGGCCACCGCCTCCGCGGCGACGCGGTCGTCACGGTCGCACCGATGAGTTTGGCCGAAGCCGACCGCCTGGCCGTTGCGGCCGAGGCGTCAGTGAAAGAGCACATGCCTAACGTCGACGAGATGGCTGTCCGCGTGACGGCCACGAAATAG
- a CDS encoding helix-turn-helix domain-containing protein translates to MRLIGYEWRLREVMAAAGMFSTTKLVPLLEERGVHLSTSQVYRLAAEKPERMNMQALVALLDIFDCTFEELAPRVLLGGEAAATGTTDAAPERGDSATNRLRESGLRPRRARILPPDA, encoded by the coding sequence ATGAGATTGATCGGCTACGAATGGCGTCTTCGCGAGGTGATGGCGGCGGCGGGGATGTTCTCCACGACGAAGCTGGTGCCGCTCCTCGAGGAGAGAGGGGTGCATCTGTCGACGAGTCAGGTCTATCGTCTGGCGGCGGAGAAGCCCGAGCGGATGAACATGCAGGCGCTGGTCGCGCTCCTGGACATCTTCGACTGCACATTCGAGGAGCTCGCACCGCGGGTGCTGCTGGGCGGCGAGGCTGCGGCGACGGGAACGACCGACGCGGCCCCGGAGCGAGGAGACTCGGCGACGAACCGTCTTCGCGAGTCGGGATTGCGGCCTCGCCGGGCACGGATTCTTCCGCCGGATGCGTGA
- the cmtR gene encoding Cd(II)/Pb(II)-sensing metalloregulatory transcriptional regulator CmtR, with protein sequence MLTIASRLDVMNRLGRAMADPTRSRILMSLLEGPSYPAVLSRSLELSRSNVSNHLTCLRNCGIVVAEPEGRQTRYEIADPHLTAALTALIDVTLAVDENAPCLDAACTVPGCCETEAQA encoded by the coding sequence GTGCTGACTATTGCTTCCCGTCTTGATGTGATGAACCGGCTCGGCCGCGCGATGGCCGACCCGACCCGCTCCCGGATTCTGATGTCCCTGCTGGAAGGGCCGTCCTATCCGGCCGTACTGTCCCGTTCGCTTGAACTGTCGCGCTCGAATGTGTCGAACCATCTGACGTGCCTGCGGAATTGCGGCATCGTCGTCGCCGAACCTGAAGGGCGGCAGACCCGCTACGAGATCGCCGATCCGCACCTCACTGCTGCGCTTACGGCGCTGATCGACGTGACGCTCGCCGTCGACGAGAACGCACCGTGTCTCGACGCGGCCTGCACGGTGCCCGGCTGCTGCGAAACGGAAGCGCAGGCATGA
- a CDS encoding DUF2469 domain-containing protein → MDDDVFEDYDRELELALYREYRDVVGQFQYVIETERRFYLANEVSVVRHDTEHDFYFELTMNDVWVWDIYRADRFVKSVRVLTFKDVNIEELTRRDFQLPEELSLDGS, encoded by the coding sequence ATGGATGACGACGTCTTCGAGGACTACGACCGCGAACTCGAGCTTGCGCTGTACCGCGAGTACCGGGACGTCGTCGGGCAGTTCCAGTACGTGATCGAGACCGAGCGCCGGTTCTACCTGGCCAACGAGGTCAGCGTCGTCCGTCACGACACCGAGCACGACTTCTACTTCGAGCTGACGATGAACGACGTCTGGGTGTGGGACATCTACCGCGCCGACCGGTTCGTCAAGTCGGTGCGCGTGCTGACGTTCAAGGACGTCAACATCGAGGAGCTCACCCGCCGCGACTTCCAGCTGCCCGAGGAGCTCTCGCTCGACGGCAGCTGA
- a CDS encoding YraN family protein, whose product MARKDDLGRAGEERAAAHLRECGYVILDRNWRCAEGELDIVAQRDDGIVAVEVKTRSGTAFGHPFEAVDDRKLRRLWRLAYAWRRAHPDASRGRRLRVDVVALVGPDPATARLEHVEGLW is encoded by the coding sequence ATGGCACGCAAAGACGACCTGGGACGGGCGGGAGAGGAGCGGGCGGCCGCGCACCTGCGTGAGTGCGGCTACGTCATCCTCGACCGCAACTGGCGGTGCGCCGAGGGCGAGCTCGACATCGTGGCCCAGCGCGACGACGGCATCGTGGCGGTGGAGGTGAAGACCCGCAGCGGCACGGCATTCGGGCACCCCTTCGAGGCGGTCGACGATCGCAAGCTGCGGCGGCTGTGGCGGCTCGCCTACGCGTGGCGCCGCGCGCATCCCGACGCGAGCCGCGGCCGGCGCCTGCGGGTCGACGTGGTCGCGCTCGTGGGGCCTGACCCGGCCACGGCGCGGCTGGAGCACGTCGAGGGGCTGTGGTGA